Proteins encoded within one genomic window of Fragaria vesca subsp. vesca linkage group LG1, FraVesHawaii_1.0, whole genome shotgun sequence:
- the LOC101300105 gene encoding ankyrin repeat-containing protein At3g12360-like produces MSEKPTTSSTFKFEEEFSIQEENFPKESVGEAIQDSNGITFGGENGTGATSGRPSCATSDGGYSTGPPSSRTTCATISYGSCYSSGGTCSFKPTCHPLPPGFGTPIIKIGHSPEFTFGGWDNPTENFDVQIGYDQQQPDDLDLEATYAAEEDERRQGEDAAASPAVTHSSFVSTVINSDLVPYVPLHLAALKGDWNTALFILQSNPEAVRARITKGLETALHIAAGAKHTIFVEELVKWMSPEDLELKNDVENTALFFAAVSGIKRIAQAMVEVNSRLPRIRGSNNSTALHRATLLGHREMVWYLYSKTKRILTYQDRVGLLIAAITADLYDVALDIVKQHPEMALARDENQETALHVMARKPSAYYSGSQLGFWERCILSLPRNLKRSCERKVKHALATELVKQLWTKILTLENDCKIGDFIKKPSRLLFTAAELVVHRQEKVFNLIYELGGLKDLIASHKDDNNNNMLHLAAKLAPANRLNTDTGAAFQLRRELLWFKEVEKIVQPLYKEMRNSDGKTPQILFTEEHKDLLKEGEKWMKSTASSCMVVATLIATVMFAVFSTVPGGNNNDTGLPVFIKKTALKVFAISDAVSLVSSATSILSFLSILTSRYSEGDFLHSLPNRLIVGLATLFISIATMMITYVATVFLVLGHGNGGIKAQITLVAVIPVSFYALLQFPLLSDMISHAYISRVSFRSSNQLLQ; encoded by the exons ATGTCAGAAAAACCAACTACATCCTCGACATTTAAATTTGAAGAGGAATTCTCAATCCAAGAAGAGAACTTCCCGAAAGAATCTGTAGGAGAAGCAATACAAGATTCGAATGGAATAACCTTTGGAGGCGAAAATGGCACCGGTGCCACATCCGGCAGGCCATCATGTGCAACGAGCGATGGAGGGTACAGTACTGGTCCTCCGTCTTCCAGGACGACATGTGCAACAATAAGCTACGGAAGCTGCTACAGCAGTGGTGGAACATGTAGCTTCAAACCGACGTGCCATCCGTTACCACCTGGCTTCGGAACACCAATTATCAAAATTGGTCATAGTCCTGAATTTACGTTTGGTGGATGGGATAATCCTACTGAAAACTTCGATGTACAGATTGGTTATGATCAGCAGCAACCTGATGATCTGGATCTGGAGGCTACATATGCTGCAGAAGAAGACGAGAGAAGACAAGGGGAAGATGCAGCTGCTTCCCCAGCAGTAACCCACTCAAGCTTCGTTTCAA CGGTGATAAATAGTGACCTAGTACCCTATGTTCCTCTACATCTTGCTGCTCTCAAAGGCGACTGGAATACTGCTTTGTTCATATTGCAATCGAATCCTGAAGCTGTTAGGGCTAGGATCACAAAGGGTTTAGAAACAGCTCTTCACATCGCGGCCGGAGCTAAACATACCATCTTTGTTGAGGAGCTGGTTAAATGGATGAGTCCAGAGGATCTTGAGCTGAAGAATGACGTCGAAAACACTGCCTTATTTTTTGCTGCTGTTTCTGGTATCAAAAGGATCGCCCAGGCAATGGTGGAGGTTAATTCAAGATTACCTCGGATCCGAGGTAGTAACAATTCAACAGCTCTGCATAGGGCTACTTTGTTAGGGCACAGGGAGATGGTGTGGTATCTTTACAGTAAGACTAAAAGAATTTTGACCTACCAGGACCGTGTAGGGCTTCTAATTGCTGCCATAACAGCAGATCTTTATG ATGTAGCTCTGGATATTGTTAAACAACACCCTGAAATGGCTCTTGCTCGAGATGAAAACCAAGAGACTGCACTCCATGTAATGGCGCGAAAGCCTTCAGCATATTATAGTGGAAGTCAGCTTGGATTCTGGGAACGATGCATATTATCTC TCCCCAGAAACTTGAAACGTTCCTGCGAAAGAAAAGTAAAGCATGCACTAGCCACTGAACTTGTGAAGCAGCTATGGACGAAAATTCTGACATTAGAAAATGATTGCAAGATTGGTGATTTCATTAAAAAACCGTCTCGCTTATTGTTTACTGCAGCAGAGTTGG TGGTTCACAGGCAGGAGAAGGTTTTCAATCTTATCTATGAATTAGGTGGATTGAAAGATTTGATAGCATCTCATAAGGATGACAACAATAACAATATGCTTCATTTGGCTGCAAAACTTGCACCTGCCAATAGACTTAATACTGATACTGGGGCAGCTTTTCAATTGAGAAGAGAGTTGCTGTGGTTTAAG GAAGTGGAAAAGATCGTCCAACCATTATACAAAGAGATGAGGAACTCTGATGGCAAAACACCTCAAATTCTATTCACGGAGGAGCACAAGGATCTACTAAAAGAAGGAGAAAAGTGGATGAAGAGCACTGCATCATCATGCATGGTCGTGGCAACCCTCATCGCCACCGTAATGTTTGCCGTTTTCTCTACTGTCCCGGGTGGCAACAACAATGACACAGGCCTGCCAGTGTTCATAAAAAAAACGGCCTTAAAAGTCTTCGCTATATCAGATGCAGTATCACTTGTCTCCTCTGCGACTTCGATCTTGAGTTTTCTCTCGATCCTAACCTCGCGCTACTCCGAAGGTGACTTCCTCCATTCTTTACCAAACAGGTTGATCGTAGGACTTGCAACCCTATTCATCTCTATAGCTACCATGATGATCACATACGTTGCAACAGTGTTTCTTGTTCTCGGCCATGGAAATGGAGGGATAAAAGCTCAGATAACTTTGGTTGCTGTCATTCCAGTTAGTTTCTATGCTTTGCTGCAGTTTCCTCTTCTTTCGGATATGATCAGTCATGCTTATATTTCAAGAGTATCTTTTCGTTCCAGCAACCAACTCTTGCAATAG
- the LOC101300400 gene encoding uncharacterized protein LOC101300400, whose protein sequence is MAILKAFFLSTLLLATISFTLAQVHDEDPSQMLEQCQRRCQMEMPRGILQQQCQQECREQMGGCSDCGRTPFSRDSMQKFEQCMESCQSRQHGQQQQQQCRHQCGQQMSQHERQQMCQQRCHGGDWQQQQRCQRRCESQFELQVEEQVINPSRDMEQQFEECQQSCRYRQQGRQQCTQQCARQTCQQHCQRQQMGDWRYQQQCQQRCMQQLEQGEIDIDMYSRDPEQRFDQCQQSCQYQQQGQQQCHRQCAQQMCRQRCQRQQGGDWQQQQHCQRRDLSNANKAANIGNKANNNVVDNVPNRCANNVAKGEIGDNNNIAKEGVSNNYNKINRVGAYPYLQFWTS, encoded by the exons ATGGCGATACTCAAAGCTTTCTTCCTTTCTACTCTTCTCCTCGCCACTATCTCCTTCACTCTTGCTCAAGTTCATGATGAGGATCCTTCCCAGATGTTGGAGCAATGCCAACGACGCTGCCAGATGGAGATGCCGCGCGGCATTCTACAGCAGCAGTGCCAGCAAGAATGCAGAGAGCAGATGGGAGGCTGCAGTGACTGTGGCAGAACCCCGTTCTCTCGAGATTCTATGCAGAAGTTTGAGCAGTGCATGGAGAGTTGCCAATCAAGGCAACACGGCCAGCAACAGCAGCAGCAATGCCGCCACCAATGCGGCCAACAGATGAGCCAGCACGAGCGCCAACAAATGTGCCAGCAGCGTTGTCACGGTGGGGATTGGCAACAGCAGCAACGCTGCCAAAGAAG GTGCGAGAGCCAATTTGAGCTGCAAGTAGAAGAACAAGTCATTAACCCATCAAGAGACATGGAACAGCAATTTGAGGAGTGCCAACAGAGCTGCCGATATAGACAACAGGGCCGCCAGCAATGCACCCAGCAATGTGCTCGACAAACTTGCCAGCAGCATTGTCAGAGGCAACAAATGGGTGATTGGCGATATCAGCAACAGTGCCAACAAAG GTGCATGCAACAGCTTGAGCAAGGAGAAATAGACATTGACATGTATTCAAGAGATCCTGAGCAGAGATTTGATCAATGCCAACAAAGCTGCCAATATCAGCAACAAGGCCAACAACAATGTCATCGACAATGTGCACAACAGATGTGTCGGCAGCGTTGCCAGAGGCAACAAGGTGGAGATTGGCAACAACAACAGCATTGCCAAAGAAG AGATTTGAGCAATGCCAACAAAGCTGCCAATATCGGCAATAAGGCCAACAACAATGTCGTCGACAATGTGCCCAACAGATGTGCCAACAACGTTGCCAAAGGGGAGATTGGCGACAACAACAACATTGCCAAAGAAGGTGTGAGCAACAACTACAACAAGATCAATAGGGTTGGAGCCTACCCTTATCTTCAATTTTGGACTTCGTAG